The Oncorhynchus tshawytscha isolate Ot180627B linkage group LG20, Otsh_v2.0, whole genome shotgun sequence genome has a window encoding:
- the surf2 gene encoding surfeit locus protein 2, translating to MEDLPADIKAFLLNHPFFELTDDGKKIKCVLNGHDCPCNLTELQNFTKGKKYQKMCSNAEFKYSQYEPHVVPSSKQPNHLFCKLTLRHINRLPHHVLQHVNGKRFQKAKKKYEECVQQGVEYMPASLRQKKPRDGEKDGERGRNFQRGNGAWAPDSSDEGGSDSEDSMSDLYPSTLFSLKKETEGMEEEKDAFKTDDEEEMEIDTQAPQKRKKVQDGGFQKKFKNHNCKRKGFKDHVKNIK from the exons ATGGAGGACCTACCTGCAGATATTAAAGCTTTCCTTCTGAATCACCCATTTTTTGAACTTACGGACGACGGCAAAAAG atcAAATGCGTACTCAATGGACATGATTGTCCTTGCAACCTCACAGAGCTCCAGAACTTCACCAAAGGGAAGAAATATCAGAAAATGTGTTCTAATGCAGAGTTCAAATATAGTCAATATGAACCACATGTTGTGCCCAGCTCGAAGCAACC CAATCATCTCTTCTGCAAGTTGACGCTCAGACACATCAATCGCCTGCCACACCATGTTTTACAGCATGTCAATGGGAAGCGGTTCCAAAAAGCGAAGAAGAAAT ATGAAGAGTGTGTGCAACAGGGTGTGGAGTACATGCCAGCCAGCCTCCGACAGAAGAAgcccagagatggagagaaagatggggagagggggcgCAACTTCCAGCGGGGGAATGGAGCGTGGGCTCCTGACTCCAGCGATGAGGGAGGCAGTGACTCCGAGGACAGCATGAGTGACCTGTACCCCT CCACTTTATTCTCTCTGAAAAAGGAGACAGAGGGTATGGAGGAGGAAAAAGATGCCTTTAAAacagatgatgaggaggagatggagattgATACACAGGCGCCACAGAAACGCAAGAAG GTTCAGGATGGCGGTTTCCAGAAGAAATTCAAGAATCATAACTGTAAAAGAAAAGGTTTTAAAGACCatgttaaaaatataaaataa